The Streptomyces sp. M92 nucleotide sequence TGCGGCTCCCGCGGCGCACGGCGTCCGCGTACAGCCCGGGCGGCACCGGCGGCGGCGACTGCTCCATGATCCGCCGAGCCGCCGCCTCTCGTCGCAGCGGGTTCACCGCAGCCTCCCCGTCCGCCGCACGGGCGTGCCGGCCGCACCGGCCGCTTCCCGCGCGGACGCGCCCGTCATGGCGTCGCCGCCTTCGGTTCCGGCACCGGGCGGGACCGTTGCGCGGGCGGGCGCAGCAGCGCGGCCGTGGCGCGTTCGCAGATCGTCCGTACGCGTTCCACGGGCAGGCCCAGCAGGGCCGCCGTCTGTTCCTCCGCGACGCCCTCGCAGAGCCTGAGCACCAGGATCAGGCGCTCCTGCGGGGCGAGTCCGCGCAGGGGGCCGGCGGGGCGCCTGCGGGCACGGGCGAGGACGGCGCCGTGCCGGTGCCAGGCCCCGCGGGCGAAACGGGCGGCCAGGTACTGGCGGGCGAGGTCGTACGGGTCCTCGCCGTGCAGCCGGTCCCAGGACGCGTACGTGTGGGCGAGCGAGAGGGCGAGCAGGCGCCGCGCGCGCGGGTTGCCGTCCGGCGGTTCGGCCGTGAGCAGGGTGGCGGCATGCAGCAGCCGCCCTGCCGCGCCCGCGACGAACGCCTCGAACTCGCGGGCCCGGCGGGCGCTGTGGGACGCCTGCCTGTCTCGCACCGCGCCTCCCGCCCGGAGAGCGACGGGCCTCCGGGACTCGACGACGACCCTGAGCCTCCTGGACGGCTCCTGAGGTGTTGTGTACGACCCCTGAGGTCTCATATCAGGACAGGGGTGGCCCGCCGGTCAAGAGTCCCGTCAGGAGTCCGGTGCGATCCGCTCGCGAAAGCCCTGGCGGCGGTCTCAGGTGGACGACGGGGCCTCCTGGCCCGCCGTCACGCCCGACGGGGCCATACGGGCGGACAGGGCGCCGTTGAAGCGCGCGAGGAGCGCGCAGAACGCCTCGCGCTCCTCCGGCGCCCAGTCGTGGGTCAGCTCGGCCATGAGCTGACGCCTGGAGGAGCGGACCTCCTCCAGGCGCGACACGCCGCGCGGGGACAGCTGGAGGACCACCGCACGGCCGTCCTCGGGGTGCGAGGTCCGCTTGACGAGGCCGGTGTCGACGAGCGGGGCCACCTGCCGGGTGACCGTCGACGAGTCGATCCCCATGCTCGCGGCGAGCGCCTTCACGCCCATCGGGCCCTCTTTGTCGAGGCGGTTGAGCAGCAGGTAGGCGGCTCGGTCCATGGAGTTGCGCACCTGCCCGACGCCGCCGAGCCGGGTCTGTTCGGCACGACGGGCGAAGAGTGCGACCTCGTGCTGGAGCGTCTCGAGAAGACCGGTCTCACCGGCGGTCGTCATGTCCATCGACATTCCAGGTGTTGTGGGCATGGCCGGGGGCTCACTTCGTGGAGGGCTGCTAATTGGGGGACAGGGTACGCGGCCGGGCGGTGAGCCGTACCTGCGCCGGGCAAAGCGGGTCTCGGAGGTTGGTCACAACGGACCCGGACGCCGGTGAACTGCGATGCTGGAGACATGAGCTACCGCACGGTCACCCCTGCCGCGCCCGTCACCCTCGACGACGTGCGCGGGGCGCAGAAGATGCTCTCGGGAGTGGCGCGGGTGACCGCGATGGAGGGCAGCAGGCACCTGACGCAGCTGGTCGGCGCGCCGGTGCACTTCAAGTGCGAGAACCTTCAGCGGACCGGTTCGTTCAAGCTGCGCGGCGCCTACGTCCGTATCGCCGGTCTGCTGCCCGAGCAGCGGGCCGCCGGCGTGGTCGCGGCGAGCGCGGGGAACCACGCCCAGGGGGTGGCGCTGGCGTCGTCGCTGCTCGGGGTGGACTCGACGGTCTTCATGCCGAAGGGCGCGCCGCTGCCCAAGATCAGCGCGACCCGGGAGTACGGCGCTCAGGTGCGGCTGCAC carries:
- a CDS encoding sigma factor-like helix-turn-helix DNA-binding protein, which produces MRDRQASHSARRAREFEAFVAGAAGRLLHAATLLTAEPPDGNPRARRLLALSLAHTYASWDRLHGEDPYDLARQYLAARFARGAWHRHGAVLARARRRPAGPLRGLAPQERLILVLRLCEGVAEEQTAALLGLPVERVRTICERATAALLRPPAQRSRPVPEPKAATP
- a CDS encoding MarR family winged helix-turn-helix transcriptional regulator, which produces MDMTTAGETGLLETLQHEVALFARRAEQTRLGGVGQVRNSMDRAAYLLLNRLDKEGPMGVKALAASMGIDSSTVTRQVAPLVDTGLVKRTSHPEDGRAVVLQLSPRGVSRLEEVRSSRRQLMAELTHDWAPEEREAFCALLARFNGALSARMAPSGVTAGQEAPSST